A stretch of Halogeometricum sp. S1BR25-6 DNA encodes these proteins:
- a CDS encoding glucose 1-dehydrogenase yields MKAIAVERGSSQPTLLDVSEPIPDAGEALLRTLRVGIDGTDREVIQGNHGGYPVDDDYQILGHEAVAAVEDPNGTDLKAGQLVVPTVRRPSVETDVDGGEYFERGEPDMAPDGAYVERGIVGAHGYMSEFFVSSPEFLVPVPDSYAEYGFLVEPISNSEKAFEHAFAARSAFEWTPESALVLGNGPLGLLTLAMLETDTSPFERNYCLGRRDRPDPSIDIIERLGGTYVDSRETPVDRVAEAFEPMDFVYEATGYAKHAFQTVDALAPNGVGALLGIPNDWAFEVDGGRLHRELVLENKALFGSVNSNIGQYEAARERLSEFPDWFLDAFVTGVYAPQEVESAFETGEDVIKTVVEFDTP; encoded by the coding sequence ATGAAAGCTATCGCTGTCGAACGAGGGAGCTCTCAACCGACGCTTCTCGACGTTTCTGAACCGATTCCCGACGCGGGAGAGGCTCTTCTCCGGACGCTCCGCGTCGGCATCGACGGCACTGATCGCGAGGTCATCCAAGGCAATCACGGGGGCTACCCGGTGGACGACGACTATCAGATTCTCGGTCACGAGGCCGTTGCTGCCGTCGAGGATCCGAACGGGACTGATTTGAAAGCGGGTCAGCTCGTCGTACCGACAGTTCGCCGTCCATCCGTCGAAACGGACGTCGACGGAGGCGAATACTTCGAGCGTGGTGAACCCGATATGGCGCCCGACGGCGCGTACGTCGAACGCGGTATCGTCGGCGCGCACGGCTATATGTCGGAGTTCTTTGTGAGTTCACCCGAGTTCCTCGTTCCCGTTCCCGATTCGTACGCAGAATACGGGTTCCTCGTCGAACCGATATCGAACTCCGAGAAGGCGTTCGAGCACGCGTTCGCCGCCCGATCAGCGTTCGAATGGACGCCCGAGAGCGCCCTCGTCCTCGGAAACGGACCGCTCGGACTGCTCACGCTCGCTATGCTGGAGACGGATACCTCGCCGTTCGAACGGAACTACTGTCTCGGCCGGCGGGACAGGCCCGACCCCTCTATCGACATCATTGAGCGACTCGGCGGTACCTACGTTGATTCCCGTGAAACGCCCGTCGACAGGGTGGCCGAGGCGTTCGAACCGATGGACTTCGTCTACGAGGCGACGGGATATGCGAAGCACGCCTTCCAGACCGTCGACGCCCTCGCACCAAACGGCGTCGGTGCCCTCCTCGGCATCCCGAACGACTGGGCGTTCGAGGTAGATGGCGGGCGGCTCCACCGCGAACTCGTCTTGGAAAACAAGGCGCTGTTCGGGAGCGTCAACTCGAACATCGGACAATACGAGGCCGCGAGGGAGCGACTCTCCGAGTTCCCCGACTGGTTCCTCGACGCGTTCGTCACCGGCGTTTACGCACCCCAGGAGGTGGAGTCAGCGTTCGAGACGGGTGAGGATGTAATAAAGACGGTCGTCGAGTTCGACACCCCGTGA
- a CDS encoding Gfo/Idh/MocA family protein translates to MDSLSVAIVGAGNRGAAHIETVYSQTDSADVATVVDIDEERASAFADRYGVPTTHTDYRDALDDDSLDIVDICVHNNLHAPIAVDALDAGKHVYSEKPMAGSYADAEAMYEAAERNDRELAVQNVYLYAAETRAAKRLIDDGRLGSLYYGHAAYKRVRGRPYINGYGTASFQQEATAGGGPVYDLGTYPIGQLLYLLGNPDVERVSGATFDGTDELFSEEHVGDNLDRYESRLSEGDPMEDVGFGFVRLADGKILTVEAAWGMFADDSDTSAVVGATGGIELDPFEFRTTMADTELSATVEVDDFARRERRFAADDPAQNADLWDNDLYQWIRGIQEDDSAIPTAEIALNSMLVMEGIYLSNEFGREVTAEEVKDHSKSTALDP, encoded by the coding sequence ATGGACTCACTCTCCGTCGCCATCGTCGGGGCCGGCAACCGCGGCGCGGCGCATATCGAAACTGTGTACAGTCAGACCGACAGCGCGGACGTCGCCACTGTCGTTGACATCGACGAGGAACGAGCCTCGGCGTTCGCGGATCGTTACGGCGTCCCAACGACGCACACGGACTACCGAGACGCCCTCGACGACGACTCCCTTGACATCGTCGACATCTGTGTCCACAACAACCTCCACGCCCCTATCGCCGTCGACGCTCTTGACGCCGGCAAGCACGTCTACAGCGAGAAACCGATGGCCGGAAGCTACGCCGACGCCGAGGCGATGTACGAAGCAGCCGAGCGCAACGACCGGGAACTCGCAGTCCAGAACGTCTATCTCTACGCCGCTGAGACCCGGGCGGCGAAACGCCTTATCGACGACGGCCGCCTCGGGTCGCTGTACTACGGCCACGCGGCCTACAAGCGCGTCCGCGGCCGACCGTACATCAACGGCTACGGCACCGCATCGTTCCAACAGGAGGCAACCGCCGGCGGTGGCCCCGTCTACGACCTCGGGACGTACCCCATCGGTCAACTACTCTACCTCCTCGGCAACCCAGACGTCGAACGGGTGAGCGGCGCGACATTCGACGGAACGGACGAACTCTTCTCGGAGGAACACGTCGGTGACAACCTCGACCGATACGAGAGCCGTCTCTCCGAAGGCGATCCGATGGAGGACGTGGGATTCGGCTTCGTTCGCCTCGCGGACGGCAAGATTCTCACCGTGGAGGCGGCGTGGGGGATGTTCGCCGATGACTCCGATACCAGCGCCGTCGTCGGCGCAACGGGCGGCATCGAACTCGACCCGTTTGAGTTCCGCACAACGATGGCCGACACGGAACTGTCGGCGACAGTCGAAGTCGACGACTTCGCTCGCCGTGAGCGTCGGTTCGCTGCGGACGACCCCGCGCAGAACGCCGACCTTTGGGACAACGACCTCTACCAGTGGATCCGCGGAATCCAAGAGGATGACTCGGCGATTCCCACTGCCGAAATCGCGCTGAACTCGATGCTCGTGATGGAAGGCATCTACTTATCGAACGAATTCGGTCGAGAAGTTACCGCCGAAGAGGTGAAGGACCACTCGAAGTCGACGGCGTTGGACCCCTGA
- a CDS encoding ABC transporter ATP-binding protein, with amino-acid sequence MGNLDIRNLRKEFADGDSSIVAVDDLNIDVKDGEFIVFVGPSGCGKSTTLRCIAGLELPTSGTILLNDDDITNQNATNRDMAMVFQNYALYPHMTARENMSFGLRMGTDLPKNEINERVQNTAEMMGIEELLEKRPGELSGGQQQRVALGRSIVREPEVFLMDEPLSNLDAKLRTTMRTELQELQQRLGVTTIYVTHDQTEAMTMGDRVAILNDGRLQQIGTPLECYHEPANEFVAGFIGSPSMNFIDVSVRSETGELVHDRFTYPLSAETQSLITDAGASDRLTLGIRPEDIRVIPEETDSSFPVTVQVVEPLGEVSYVYFDLGGEESYTVSVDGDVLIDEGSTVHIEFPEDKIHLFDGRTGEAIKNRTAPKEMTLDHQSI; translated from the coding sequence ATGGGTAACTTAGACATCCGTAATCTCCGAAAGGAGTTCGCGGACGGCGACAGCAGCATCGTCGCCGTGGACGACCTGAACATCGACGTGAAGGACGGCGAGTTCATCGTGTTCGTCGGTCCGTCCGGGTGCGGGAAGTCGACCACGTTACGCTGCATCGCCGGCCTCGAACTGCCGACGAGCGGCACCATCCTCCTCAACGACGACGATATCACGAACCAGAACGCGACCAACCGGGATATGGCGATGGTGTTCCAAAACTACGCGCTGTACCCCCACATGACAGCGCGGGAGAATATGTCGTTCGGCCTCCGGATGGGGACTGACCTCCCGAAAAACGAGATAAACGAGCGGGTCCAGAATACGGCCGAGATGATGGGAATCGAGGAACTCCTAGAAAAACGGCCCGGCGAACTCTCGGGCGGACAGCAACAGCGGGTCGCCCTCGGTCGGTCGATCGTCCGCGAACCCGAGGTGTTTCTGATGGACGAACCGCTCTCGAACCTCGACGCGAAACTCCGCACGACGATGCGGACCGAACTGCAGGAGCTCCAACAACGCCTCGGCGTCACGACTATCTACGTCACTCACGATCAGACGGAGGCGATGACAATGGGTGACCGAGTCGCCATCCTGAACGACGGGCGACTTCAGCAGATAGGAACGCCGTTGGAGTGTTACCACGAACCAGCGAACGAGTTCGTCGCGGGATTCATCGGGTCTCCTTCAATGAACTTCATCGACGTCTCGGTCCGATCGGAAACGGGGGAACTCGTCCACGACCGCTTCACCTACCCACTGAGCGCAGAGACGCAGTCGCTGATAACGGATGCCGGAGCGAGCGACCGACTCACGCTGGGTATCCGACCGGAGGATATCCGAGTCATCCCCGAAGAGACGGACTCGTCGTTCCCGGTGACCGTGCAGGTGGTGGAACCGCTCGGCGAGGTCAGCTACGTCTACTTCGACCTCGGAGGCGAGGAGAGTTACACCGTGAGCGTCGACGGCGACGTACTCATCGACGAGGGGTCGACTGTGCACATCGAGTTCCCCGAGGACAAAATTCACCTCTTCGACGGCAGGACGGGCGAAGCCATCAAGAATCGGACCGCACCGAAGGAGATGACGCTGGACCACCAGAGCATCTGA
- a CDS encoding M81 family metallopeptidase, producing the protein MKIAVGAMSHETNTFAMGTTSLETFDTAVGSDLLTTDRVGRSIGGIVETLDDAGVEILPTVGASALPAPTVETEAYEWMKREFLDALDGESVDGVCLDLHGSMFVADEPDPEGNLLAAIRNTVGPNTMITAALDMHATVTERMVEHLDGVAGYRTAPHTDVVETGVRAATLLLDALNGDTDLALGWEPFPMLLAGERSESEAEPMCTLVGLLEDADGREGVYDANYFLGFPWADSPHAGCHALVTGAAGAQVVVEEVATDLAEEFWRRRDEFDFTTEAYDPGTALDEAAETDARPVVVADTGDIPGAGAGENTTNLLAAMLARDDLGTPLVAVVADVECYEACREAGRGEDVRLSLGRLYPSGEPLETTGTPVAFREEEGAQTVLVSLDGVDVIVADRRTNVHRDPEFVRRLGVDPATRAVIALKSGYLSPAWKEAAARRLFALTPGETNQQLADLPYERVPRPTYPLDEDATWQR; encoded by the coding sequence ATGAAAATCGCAGTCGGAGCGATGAGCCACGAGACGAACACGTTCGCTATGGGGACGACCAGCCTCGAGACGTTCGACACCGCCGTTGGTTCCGACCTACTGACAACCGACCGTGTTGGACGTTCCATCGGCGGTATCGTTGAGACACTGGACGATGCGGGCGTCGAGATACTGCCGACTGTCGGAGCGAGCGCGCTCCCCGCCCCGACCGTCGAAACCGAGGCGTACGAGTGGATGAAGCGTGAGTTCCTCGACGCCCTCGACGGCGAGAGTGTCGACGGGGTTTGTCTCGACCTCCACGGCTCGATGTTCGTCGCCGACGAACCCGACCCGGAGGGTAACCTTCTAGCTGCGATCCGGAACACCGTCGGTCCAAACACGATGATAACCGCCGCGCTGGACATGCACGCGACGGTGACGGAGCGGATGGTCGAGCACCTCGACGGCGTTGCAGGCTACCGCACTGCGCCGCACACTGACGTTGTCGAGACGGGCGTGCGCGCGGCGACCCTGCTCCTCGATGCCCTCAACGGCGACACGGACCTCGCCCTCGGCTGGGAGCCGTTCCCGATGCTGCTAGCCGGCGAGCGATCCGAGTCCGAGGCCGAACCGATGTGCACGCTGGTCGGACTGCTCGAAGACGCGGACGGACGAGAGGGAGTTTACGACGCAAACTACTTTTTGGGGTTCCCGTGGGCCGACTCGCCGCACGCGGGATGTCACGCTCTCGTCACCGGCGCTGCCGGGGCGCAGGTCGTTGTCGAAGAGGTGGCGACGGACCTCGCGGAAGAGTTCTGGCGTCGGCGCGACGAGTTCGACTTCACGACCGAGGCGTACGACCCTGGAACCGCACTGGACGAGGCAGCAGAAACGGATGCGCGGCCCGTCGTCGTTGCCGACACGGGCGACATCCCTGGCGCGGGCGCGGGCGAAAACACGACGAATCTCCTCGCTGCGATGCTGGCTCGCGATGATCTCGGAACTCCGCTCGTCGCCGTCGTCGCCGACGTCGAATGCTACGAGGCGTGCCGTGAGGCGGGCAGAGGAGAAGACGTGAGACTCTCGCTCGGGCGGTTGTATCCCAGCGGGGAACCGCTCGAAACGACGGGAACGCCAGTCGCGTTCCGTGAGGAAGAAGGTGCACAGACGGTCCTCGTGTCGCTTGACGGCGTAGATGTGATCGTCGCGGACCGCCGGACGAACGTCCACCGCGACCCCGAGTTCGTTCGCCGACTCGGCGTCGATCCGGCGACGCGGGCTGTCATCGCCCTGAAGAGCGGATACCTGAGTCCGGCGTGGAAGGAGGCGGCCGCGCGGCGACTGTTCGCACTGACGCCCGGAGAGACGAACCAACAACTCGCTGACCTGCCGTACGAACGTGTCCCGCGCCCGACGTACCCACTGGACGAGGACGCGACGTGGCAGAGATGA
- a CDS encoding carbohydrate ABC transporter permease produces MSTDLDLGGEDRIGTGRAAGTGQYVVKALAHGILIVASALAIIPFAYALLTSLKPEEKIFTTMAQIIPAEPTVMNYVNIWMQNPLDRWIFNSLLLAAGVVFFTLLLDSLAGFALAKGDFKGQRFVYLLVVGTLIVPPQAIVVPLYIEMSQFNLVNTYWAVMFLYIANPFGVFMMRQFFLSVPDSYLEAARMDGCSTLQIYTRIMLPMAKPALSSLAVFTFTFIWGAFLWPLIVLSDNAMYPLQVGLAGLTGQYSSQWGQLMAAAIIAAFPVITAYLLAQKTFMEGIALTGSKG; encoded by the coding sequence TTGAGTACTGATCTCGACCTCGGCGGCGAGGATCGAATAGGGACGGGCCGCGCCGCCGGTACCGGCCAGTACGTCGTCAAAGCGCTCGCCCACGGTATCCTTATCGTCGCGAGCGCGCTCGCCATCATCCCGTTCGCGTACGCCCTGCTGACGTCGCTGAAGCCCGAAGAGAAGATCTTCACCACGATGGCCCAGATCATCCCGGCCGAGCCGACGGTGATGAACTACGTCAACATCTGGATGCAGAACCCGCTCGACCGGTGGATATTCAACAGTCTGCTCCTCGCCGCGGGCGTGGTCTTCTTCACGCTTCTGTTGGACAGTCTCGCGGGGTTCGCCCTCGCGAAAGGCGACTTCAAGGGACAGCGGTTCGTCTACCTCCTCGTCGTCGGGACGCTCATCGTGCCGCCGCAGGCCATCGTCGTCCCGCTGTACATCGAGATGTCGCAGTTCAACCTCGTCAACACCTACTGGGCGGTGATGTTCCTCTACATCGCCAACCCGTTCGGGGTGTTCATGATGCGGCAGTTCTTCCTCTCGGTGCCGGACTCCTATCTGGAGGCGGCCCGAATGGACGGCTGTAGCACGCTCCAGATATACACCCGGATCATGCTCCCGATGGCGAAGCCGGCACTCTCGTCGCTGGCCGTGTTCACGTTCACGTTCATCTGGGGGGCGTTCCTCTGGCCGCTCATCGTCCTCTCGGATAACGCGATGTATCCCTTACAGGTCGGCCTCGCCGGCCTCACCGGACAGTACAGCTCGCAGTGGGGACAGCTGATGGCCGCGGCCATCATCGCCGCGTTCCCGGTCATCACCGCCTACCTGCTCGCACAGAAGACGTTCATGGAAGGCATCGCCCTCACGGGGTCGAAAGGATGA
- a CDS encoding MFS transporter, with protein sequence MTVREVVRERDEESYFKAFYFLYFAAWSGFVVFRNAYFEDIGMTGAEMGTIGFLLRTAGILALPAWGLLGDRYGAQKTILLASVVTSGVLGAVYPSAASVFPLLALVSVAFAAFRAPVKPVANAMVLSTGVPYGTVRAYGSVAFGVAALGFGLISSHVGTAAVFYGFGVGMAVLAVILLRIPVENRPPTESVGLRAISLVRNRNFAALLVAAFLMGAMFPAGSAYLSVLVRSLGGSDAITGLSVAAKTAGEAVVFLYAARFATTYRRLLVVGAGCHVLTFAFYATAPPPTFVVAAQLLLGVGYAAFMLAAVNLAAELAPLSLGSTAQTFLTGFGFVAGSALGELASGHLLDLVGVQSMYQYVAVVGVVVVAVTGLLDGSLGADGLIPTDS encoded by the coding sequence GTGACCGTTCGCGAGGTGGTGCGCGAAAGAGACGAGGAGAGCTACTTCAAGGCGTTCTACTTCCTCTACTTCGCCGCCTGGAGCGGGTTCGTCGTGTTCCGAAACGCCTACTTCGAGGATATTGGCATGACCGGTGCCGAGATGGGGACTATTGGGTTTCTGCTCCGCACGGCGGGCATTCTTGCGCTTCCCGCGTGGGGGCTGCTCGGTGACCGATACGGCGCACAGAAGACGATTCTGCTCGCCAGCGTCGTCACTTCGGGTGTACTCGGAGCGGTCTATCCGAGTGCTGCGTCGGTGTTCCCCCTCCTCGCTCTCGTCTCCGTCGCGTTCGCTGCGTTCCGTGCACCGGTCAAGCCCGTCGCCAACGCGATGGTGCTCTCGACAGGTGTGCCGTACGGGACCGTCCGCGCTTACGGGAGCGTCGCGTTCGGCGTCGCTGCCCTCGGGTTCGGTCTCATCAGTTCGCATGTCGGTACTGCCGCTGTCTTCTACGGTTTCGGCGTCGGGATGGCCGTCCTCGCTGTCATCCTCCTGCGCATCCCCGTCGAGAATCGCCCGCCGACGGAGAGCGTCGGTCTCCGCGCCATCTCCCTTGTGCGGAACCGGAACTTCGCCGCGTTGTTGGTCGCTGCCTTCCTTATGGGCGCAATGTTCCCGGCGGGGAGCGCGTATCTCTCTGTCCTCGTGCGGAGCCTCGGCGGAAGCGACGCAATAACCGGCCTCTCCGTTGCCGCGAAGACGGCCGGGGAGGCCGTCGTCTTCCTTTACGCCGCGCGCTTTGCGACGACGTACCGCCGCCTGCTCGTCGTCGGAGCGGGGTGTCACGTCCTCACGTTCGCGTTCTACGCCACTGCACCTCCGCCGACGTTCGTTGTCGCCGCCCAACTGCTCCTCGGCGTCGGCTACGCCGCGTTCATGCTCGCGGCGGTGAATCTCGCGGCCGAGCTTGCTCCCCTCTCACTCGGGTCGACGGCGCAGACGTTCCTCACTGGATTCGGCTTCGTCGCCGGGTCCGCACTGGGCGAACTCGCTTCAGGCCACCTGCTGGATCTCGTCGGTGTCCAATCGATGTACCAGTACGTCGCCGTCGTCGGCGTGGTCGTCGTCGCGGTGACCGGACTGCTTGACGGGTCACTCGGTGCCGACGGACTGATCCCGACGGACAGTTGA
- a CDS encoding extracellular solute-binding protein, with the protein MTRVNRRTLLGAIGSASVAGLAGCSGGSNGSSGGGGSTGGDGSGGDSTQGSGSGDSSNQLPDSMTNWAWNDPSLQPVRKEQAAEFEEMTGTSINWQTFPFENFTAKFTSALQGGNAPDSTALSVLWVPRYASQEVILDLEQEGFNADDYVAGAKRNAMSNGSLYSVPWYADCRALAINKTMFEDAGLEVPDPMKRPSWEEWRSWVNALAKEHDAGYGMPAGEGFDGFVLSNGGGYINDDGTKAIINNQAALEAAEFLQPLAMDGKIQTFTGGGATTAGAQFESKNIPMYYAGSWDYGRMEDSGIDWQYVPHPSGPRIDTSHTWSAGVYYTVPSRGGANKQAGLRFLEYIASEETQKKVVDAVGGFPGLKAAYETDYFNNYIEEHPKLKTIEQEMENTIAFPDHPEVSTMWSAVHTSAQALWTGTDPQKALDDAAKEIKGVL; encoded by the coding sequence ATGACTAGAGTCAACAGGCGAACGCTCCTCGGAGCGATCGGATCGGCCAGCGTCGCCGGTCTCGCAGGGTGCAGCGGCGGATCCAACGGTAGCTCCGGCGGCGGCGGTTCCACGGGAGGGGACGGTTCGGGAGGCGACTCTACCCAGGGCAGCGGGTCCGGCGACTCGTCGAACCAACTCCCGGACTCGATGACGAACTGGGCGTGGAACGACCCATCGCTCCAACCGGTCCGCAAGGAACAGGCGGCCGAATTCGAGGAGATGACGGGGACATCCATCAACTGGCAGACGTTCCCTTTCGAGAACTTCACCGCCAAGTTCACGTCCGCGCTTCAGGGCGGCAACGCGCCGGATTCGACCGCTCTGTCGGTGCTGTGGGTTCCGCGCTACGCGTCCCAAGAGGTTATCCTGGACCTCGAACAGGAGGGGTTCAACGCGGACGATTACGTCGCCGGCGCGAAGCGCAACGCGATGTCGAACGGGTCGCTATACAGCGTCCCGTGGTACGCCGACTGCCGGGCGCTCGCGATCAACAAGACGATGTTCGAGGACGCCGGATTAGAGGTGCCCGACCCGATGAAGCGCCCCTCTTGGGAGGAGTGGAGGTCGTGGGTGAACGCGTTGGCGAAGGAGCACGATGCGGGGTACGGGATGCCGGCCGGCGAGGGGTTCGACGGCTTCGTGCTCTCAAACGGCGGCGGCTACATCAACGACGACGGCACGAAGGCCATCATCAACAACCAGGCGGCGCTGGAAGCCGCCGAGTTCCTCCAACCGTTGGCGATGGACGGGAAAATACAGACGTTCACCGGCGGCGGCGCGACGACGGCCGGCGCGCAATTCGAATCGAAGAATATCCCGATGTACTACGCCGGGTCGTGGGACTACGGCCGGATGGAGGACTCCGGCATCGACTGGCAGTACGTCCCGCACCCGAGCGGTCCGCGCATCGACACCAGTCACACGTGGAGCGCCGGGGTGTACTACACCGTCCCGAGTCGTGGCGGGGCGAACAAACAGGCCGGTCTCCGGTTCCTCGAGTATATCGCCTCGGAGGAGACGCAGAAGAAGGTGGTCGACGCTGTGGGCGGCTTCCCCGGACTCAAGGCGGCGTACGAGACCGACTACTTCAACAACTATATCGAAGAGCATCCGAAGCTCAAGACCATCGAGCAGGAGATGGAGAACACCATCGCCTTCCCGGACCATCCAGAGGTCAGCACGATGTGGTCGGCAGTCCACACGTCAGCGCAGGCGCTCTGGACGGGGACCGATCCGCAGAAGGCGCTGGACGACGCCGCGAAGGAAATAAAAGGTGTCCTCTAA
- a CDS encoding Gfo/Idh/MocA family protein — MTLSVGFVGAGGIASIHMETLDAAVGGELSGFDDEIVDVELAAVADVDESRAREVAGPRSATAYVDGVELIEEESVDAVVVAVPPFAHGEYERAAADAGVDLFVEKPPGLDTETVRETGQHVDEAGILAQVGYVCRYARITERALELLDGRTVGHIDSTYWAPMPETSWWRERARSGGQIVEQSTHVYDLHRYLAGDVTEAAGSGTDELFADSVDFQDSTSVTMDHESGAVSHVSSACASPEFRFEVRVAAENVVLELDYAEHTLTGTVDGESISFEGDGDWYRREFELFLRAAADDGASGGDDAATKAGMAHGDIRSDFADATETLALTLGAREAAESNRRVTFE; from the coding sequence GTGACACTCTCGGTCGGATTCGTCGGTGCAGGAGGTATCGCCTCGATTCACATGGAGACGCTGGATGCCGCGGTCGGCGGTGAGTTGTCCGGTTTCGATGACGAAATTGTCGATGTCGAACTGGCTGCCGTTGCCGACGTAGATGAGTCGCGGGCGCGGGAAGTCGCCGGACCGCGGAGCGCGACAGCCTACGTAGACGGCGTCGAACTCATTGAAGAGGAATCTGTGGATGCCGTCGTCGTCGCGGTGCCGCCGTTCGCTCACGGCGAGTACGAACGGGCGGCGGCCGACGCGGGCGTCGATCTGTTCGTAGAGAAACCGCCCGGTCTCGACACAGAGACCGTGCGCGAGACGGGTCAGCACGTCGACGAAGCGGGAATTCTCGCTCAGGTTGGTTACGTCTGCCGCTATGCGCGGATAACGGAACGAGCGCTGGAACTGCTCGACGGCCGGACCGTCGGACACATCGACAGCACGTACTGGGCGCCGATGCCCGAGACGTCGTGGTGGCGCGAACGCGCGCGATCCGGCGGGCAGATAGTCGAGCAGTCGACGCACGTCTACGACCTGCATCGGTACCTCGCGGGCGACGTGACGGAGGCGGCGGGAAGCGGAACCGACGAGCTCTTCGCGGATAGCGTCGACTTTCAAGACTCCACGTCGGTGACGATGGACCACGAGTCGGGTGCCGTCTCGCACGTCTCCTCCGCATGCGCCTCACCCGAGTTCCGGTTCGAGGTTCGAGTCGCCGCCGAGAACGTCGTCCTCGAACTCGACTACGCCGAACACACCCTGACGGGAACGGTCGACGGCGAGTCGATATCGTTCGAGGGCGACGGCGACTGGTATCGCCGAGAGTTCGAGTTGTTCCTCCGCGCAGCGGCTGACGACGGCGCGTCCGGCGGAGACGATGCAGCCACGAAAGCCGGGATGGCGCACGGCGACATCCGGTCGGACTTCGCCGACGCGACGGAGACGCTGGCGCTGACACTCGGAGCCCGCGAAGCAGCGGAATCGAACCGAAGGGTGACGTTTGAGTAG
- a CDS encoding carbohydrate ABC transporter permease, which yields MSTQSVREMSKRVSERLADAGFVDAQTNPTWYLIVIPKVLLFGLIMIVPFLGAFYVSLHQWAPLAQTHPFVGLENYVQLLHDKVFWKSLQNTVFYAGMLLLFDVPIALGLALLLNMKLKGTRFYSAAIFLPVVTSWVVVSLIWTWIYSPTNGILNVSLASLGLPTYDWLGNRALAMPAVTAMSIWKHIGFNMVIFLAGLGSIPDHYYEAAIVDGANRWQRFRYITLPLLKPTAFFVIVVTMIFSFRVYTQVYVMTNGGPVHATYTLMYYFWEQGFGQFNYGYASAMAVVLLVIVFGLSILQQRTWGSDVEY from the coding sequence ATGAGCACGCAATCAGTGCGGGAGATGTCGAAGCGGGTGTCCGAGCGGTTAGCGGACGCCGGTTTCGTGGACGCACAGACGAACCCGACGTGGTACCTCATCGTTATCCCGAAGGTACTGCTGTTCGGGCTTATCATGATCGTCCCGTTCCTCGGGGCGTTCTACGTGAGCCTTCACCAGTGGGCACCGCTGGCACAGACCCATCCGTTCGTCGGACTGGAAAACTACGTGCAGTTGCTCCACGACAAGGTGTTCTGGAAGTCACTGCAGAACACCGTATTCTACGCCGGGATGTTGCTGCTGTTCGACGTGCCGATCGCGCTCGGATTGGCGCTGCTGCTCAACATGAAGCTCAAAGGGACGCGGTTCTACTCGGCGGCCATCTTCCTCCCGGTCGTCACCTCATGGGTTGTTGTCTCGCTCATCTGGACGTGGATCTACAGCCCGACGAACGGCATCCTGAACGTCAGCCTCGCATCGCTGGGCCTCCCGACGTACGACTGGCTCGGGAACCGCGCTCTCGCGATGCCCGCCGTCACCGCGATGAGCATCTGGAAACACATCGGTTTCAACATGGTCATCTTCCTTGCGGGCCTCGGCAGTATCCCCGACCACTACTACGAGGCGGCCATCGTCGACGGCGCGAATCGCTGGCAGCGCTTCCGGTACATCACCCTGCCGCTGCTGAAGCCGACTGCGTTCTTCGTCATCGTCGTCACGATGATATTCTCGTTCCGCGTGTACACGCAGGTGTACGTCATGACGAACGGCGGCCCGGTGCACGCGACGTACACGCTCATGTACTACTTCTGGGAGCAGGGCTTCGGACAGTTCAACTACGGCTACGCCAGCGCGATGGCGGTCGTACTCCTGGTGATCGTGTTCGGACTGAGCATCCTACAGCAACGCACGTGGGGGTCCGACGTTGAGTACTGA